The following proteins are encoded in a genomic region of Sporichthya brevicatena:
- a CDS encoding enoyl-CoA hydratase/isomerase family protein produces the protein MTESLAATPRLDKDGSVAVLSLGAGENRFNLDSVRALDALLTEVEQGSFTALVTTAEGKIWSNGFDTPWIAANRDLAPETVIAGERLLARMLTFPVPTVAAIGGHCFAAGLLYALAHDLRVMRADRGFVCLPEVTFGAVFTPGMNDLLTARLNPSVAHRAIVLGQRFGGPDAVAAGIVDEAVAEDEVVARAVALAGAHAGNGREAVSALKRQLYAKALGSLGQPTPPGLLQALVDLESGRA, from the coding sequence ATGACGGAGAGCCTGGCGGCGACGCCCCGGCTGGACAAGGACGGCTCCGTCGCCGTTCTCTCGCTCGGCGCGGGGGAGAACCGCTTCAACCTCGACTCCGTCCGGGCTCTCGACGCCCTGCTCACCGAGGTCGAGCAGGGTTCCTTCACCGCCCTGGTCACCACCGCCGAGGGCAAGATCTGGTCCAACGGTTTCGATACCCCCTGGATCGCGGCCAATCGTGATCTGGCTCCCGAGACCGTGATCGCCGGGGAGCGCCTGCTCGCCCGCATGCTCACCTTCCCGGTCCCGACGGTCGCCGCCATCGGCGGGCACTGCTTCGCGGCGGGGCTGCTCTACGCCCTCGCGCACGACCTGCGCGTGATGCGCGCCGACCGCGGCTTCGTGTGCCTCCCCGAGGTCACCTTCGGGGCGGTGTTCACCCCCGGTATGAACGACCTGCTCACCGCGCGGTTGAACCCATCGGTCGCGCACCGGGCGATCGTGCTCGGCCAGCGGTTCGGCGGCCCGGACGCCGTCGCCGCGGGCATCGTCGACGAGGCGGTGGCCGAGGACGAGGTCGTCGCCCGCGCGGTCGCGCTCGCCGGGGCCCACGCCGGGAACGGCCGGGAGGCGGTGTCTGCGCTCAAGCGCCAGCTGTACGCGAAGGCGCTGGGCTCGCTCGGGCAGCCGACGCCGCCGGGGCTGTTGCAGGCTCTCGTCGACCTCGAGTCCGGGCGGGCCTGA
- the lspA gene encoding signal peptidase II, which produces MSEIYRPPLEVRRRNLLIVGVTAVLVYAADLLTKIWAVKRLGDPDESIKIVGDLFQLELTRNPGAAFGIGVSMTIVFTLLSLVVVGVVLRTAGRLGSTWWAVVFGLVLGGALGNLTDRLFRSPGFMRGHVVDFLHLKNWPVFNLADTAFCIAGAIVFLLVLRNIPLEGRNPS; this is translated from the coding sequence ATGTCGGAGATCTACCGCCCACCCCTCGAGGTCCGGCGACGCAACCTGCTCATCGTGGGCGTGACGGCCGTCCTGGTCTACGCCGCGGACCTGCTCACCAAGATCTGGGCAGTCAAGCGCCTCGGTGACCCCGACGAGTCGATCAAGATCGTCGGCGACCTGTTCCAGTTGGAGCTGACCCGCAACCCCGGCGCCGCGTTCGGCATCGGCGTCAGCATGACGATCGTCTTCACGCTGCTCTCGCTGGTGGTCGTCGGTGTCGTCCTGCGCACCGCGGGCCGGCTGGGCAGCACCTGGTGGGCGGTCGTGTTCGGGCTCGTTCTCGGCGGTGCGCTCGGCAATCTGACGGACCGACTGTTCCGCTCACCGGGCTTCATGCGGGGTCACGTCGTCGACTTCCTGCACCTGAAGAACTGGCCGGTGTTCAACCTGGCCGACACCGCGTTCTGCATCGCGGGCGCGATCGTCTTCCTGTTGGTGTTACGGAACATCCCCCTCGAGGGCAGGAACCCCTCATGA
- a CDS encoding aldo/keto reductase, producing the protein MTKIPTRPLGSTGLDVGAVGLGCMSMSWAYDPTQKDDDTAIAAISTALDAGVTLIDTAPAYGPFHNEELVGRAIAGRRDETVLATKVGLLVDPQTYEFVKDGRPDSVRSSCEDSLRRLGVDHVDLFQLHRVDPEVPIEETWGAMAELVERGLVRHLGLSETSVDECARAHAIHPVASVQSEFSLWTRDRLADVIPWCEANGASFIPFAPLGRGYLTGAVDANTQFEAKDFRARNPRFTAEARAANQQIVDGIRAVAEGLGATPAQVAIAWTLTVSPAIVPIPGTRRPARVAENAGAATLVLSEDDRKRLDDLPPPVGDRY; encoded by the coding sequence ATGACGAAGATTCCCACCCGACCGCTCGGCTCCACCGGCCTCGACGTCGGGGCCGTCGGCCTCGGCTGCATGAGCATGTCGTGGGCCTACGACCCGACCCAGAAGGACGACGACACCGCGATCGCGGCGATCTCCACCGCCCTCGACGCCGGCGTCACCCTCATCGACACCGCCCCGGCGTACGGGCCGTTCCACAACGAGGAACTGGTCGGCCGCGCGATCGCGGGACGGCGCGACGAGACCGTCCTCGCGACCAAGGTCGGCCTGCTCGTCGACCCGCAGACCTACGAGTTCGTCAAGGACGGGCGGCCCGACTCGGTCCGCTCGTCGTGCGAGGACTCGCTGCGCCGGCTCGGCGTCGACCACGTCGACCTGTTCCAGCTGCACCGCGTCGACCCCGAGGTCCCGATCGAGGAGACGTGGGGTGCGATGGCCGAACTCGTCGAGCGCGGTCTCGTGCGGCATCTCGGCCTGTCCGAGACGAGCGTCGACGAGTGCGCCCGGGCGCACGCGATCCACCCCGTCGCGTCGGTGCAGTCGGAGTTCTCGCTCTGGACGCGGGACCGCCTGGCCGACGTGATCCCGTGGTGCGAGGCGAACGGCGCGAGCTTCATCCCGTTCGCGCCGCTGGGCCGCGGCTATCTGACCGGCGCCGTCGACGCGAACACCCAGTTCGAGGCCAAGGACTTCCGTGCCCGGAACCCCCGGTTCACCGCCGAGGCGCGCGCGGCGAACCAGCAGATCGTCGACGGCATCCGCGCCGTCGCCGAGGGTCTCGGTGCGACACCGGCCCAGGTCGCGATCGCGTGGACGCTGACGGTCTCCCCGGCGATCGTGCCGATCCCGGGCACCCGGCGACCGGCCCGGGTGGCGGAGAACGCGGGCGCCGCGACGCTCGTGCTCTCCGAGGACGACCGCAAGCGTCTCGACGACCTGCCGCCGCCCGTGGGAGACCGCTACTGA